Genomic segment of Phycisphaerae bacterium:
AGCTTGCCGGTCGACTCTTTTATCGCGACGATATTTTCAACTTCAGCCAGCCGCACGACGGTATCCACCGTCAGGCCGTTCCCGCCGCACCGCCCGGGTATGTTGTACAACACTATCGGCAAATCCACCTCTTCCGCTAATACCTTGAAATGCTGATAAAAGCCTTCCTGCGTCGGCTTGTTGTAGTATGGGCAGACCTGTAGTGTTGCATCGGCGCCGACCTTTTTGGAAAATGCAGTCAGCTCGATGGCCTCAGCGGTCGAGTTTGAACCGGCGCCGGCGATTACCGGCACTCTGCCTCCAACCGATTTAACCACTCTTTCGATTACCTGCTTGTGCTCTTCGTGACTTAGTGTCGGCGATTCCCCCGTCGTGCCGCAGGGAGATATCGCGTCTATCCCGTTCTCCAGCTGAAAATCGATAAGCTCATCGAGCGTTTGAAAATCAACCTTACCGTTCTGAAAAGGCGTTACCAGCGCCACCATTGCCCCTGTGAACATCTTAACCTCCTGCATTTCTTTTTATCTTTTCTTATTCAGCACTTTCAAATATTCTTGAACCGTATTACTAAGTCCAGTCTCAAGAGCATCAGCTATCAGGGCGTGACCTATAGAAACTTCAAGCACGCCCGGGACTTCCGCAAGAAACCTTCCAAGGTTATCAAGGTTCAAATCGTGCCCGGCATTTACTCCCAGCCCCGCATCACAAGCGGCGCGGGCCGCATACGCGTATTGCTGTAAAATTTCGTCCACATCTTCGCCAGTCTGAAAAGCACTGGCGTATGGCTCCGTATACAGCTCGACACGGTCGGCGCCGATTTCCTTGGCCATCGTAACGCCGGCAGCATCGGCCGCCATAAAAAGACTAACGCGAATGCCCGCCGCTTGCAACTTCTTAATAATAGGAGTAAGTTTTTTCCCATCGGCCTTCAGGTTCCAGCCGTGGTCGGAAGTGTTCGCCTCCGGCGTATCAGGCACTAAAGTGGCCTGGCTCGGCCCAACCTCGCAGACAATCTCCATATATCTGCCGAGAAAAGGGTTGCCCTCTATATTGAATTCGACAGCGGTCGCTATCCTGGCCAGCTCATAAACATCCGCATATTTTATATGTCGTTCGTCCGGCCGGGGGTGAACCGTTATTCCATGCG
This window contains:
- a CDS encoding pyridoxine 5'-phosphate synthase, with translation MTKLSVNLNKIALLRNQRDIGIPSVTGAAKTVIKAGAHGITVHPRPDERHIKYADVYELARIATAVEFNIEGNPFLGRYMEIVCEVGPSQATLVPDTPEANTSDHGWNLKADGKKLTPIIKKLQAAGIRVSLFMAADAAGVTMAKEIGADRVELYTEPYASAFQTGEDVDEILQQYAYAARAACDAGLGVNAGHDLNLDNLGRFLAEVPGVLEVSIGHALIADALETGLSNTVQEYLKVLNKKR
- the dapA gene encoding 4-hydroxy-tetrahydrodipicolinate synthase; the encoded protein is MFTGAMVALVTPFQNGKVDFQTLDELIDFQLENGIDAISPCGTTGESPTLSHEEHKQVIERVVKSVGGRVPVIAGAGSNSTAEAIELTAFSKKVGADATLQVCPYYNKPTQEGFYQHFKVLAEEVDLPIVLYNIPGRCGGNGLTVDTVVRLAEVENIVAIKESTGKLDMASEIAARCDMTIISGDDSLTLPICSVGGKGVISVVANIVPADVKAMTDLILEGDFASALKWHKKLFALCRDMLGLASNPIPVKAAMAMLNMAPEELRLPMTPLDEKTKALLRQTLKDYGLDV